A region of Ictidomys tridecemlineatus isolate mIctTri1 chromosome 4, mIctTri1.hap1, whole genome shotgun sequence DNA encodes the following proteins:
- the LOC101968520 gene encoding olfactory receptor 51A4 yields the protein MELTNKTWFQPTTLLLTGIPGLEFVQIWISIPVGFMYLVALLGNCTILFVIKTTSILHEPQYIFLSMLAATDVGLSLSTLPTVLKVFLLNHREIEFHSCLAQMFFIHTFSSMESAILLAMAFDRFVAICDPLHYTVVLTPPRIIGIGLIAVFRGVLLMVPLPILLKRLPFCKGVILSHCYCYHPDVMKLACGSVRVNIVYGLSLVLCSFAIDSIFIVISYILILKTVLGVASGDGQLKALNTCVSHIFTVFIFYVPLIVLALIHRFGTFTSPLLHVTMANLFLFLTPVLNPLVYSLKTKQIRSALPKILKSRANFM from the coding sequence ATGGAGCTTACAAACAAGACTTGGTTTCAGCCAACTACTCTCCTTCTAACAGGCATTCCTGGACTGGAGTTTGTACAAATATGGATCTCTATTCCAGTGGGCTTCATGTACCTAGTTGCCCTCCTAGGAAACTGCACCATCCTCTTTGTTATCAAAACCACCTCCATTCTTCATGAGCCTCAGTACATCTTCCTGTCTATGCTGGCAGCTACAGATGTGGGTCTATCTTTATCAACTCTACCTACGGTACTCAAGGTCTTCCTCCTGAATCACAGGGAGATTGAGTTCCATTCTTGCCTGGCACAGATGTTCTTCATTCATACCTTCTCCTCCATGGAATCAGCCATCCTGCTGGCCATGGCTTTTGATCGATTTGTAGCTATCTGTGACCCGCTGCACTACACTGTGGTTTTAACTCCTCCTAGAATTATAGGAATAGGGCTCATAGCTGTGTTTCGGGGTGTGCTGTTGATGGTGCCTTTGCCAATCTTGCTCAAACGATTGCCTTTTTGCAAAGGTGTCATTCTTTCCCATTGTTATTGCTACCATCCTGATGTGATGAAGCTGGCCTGTGGCTCTGTGAGAGTCAACATCGTCTATGGACTGTCTCTAGTCCTCTGCTCCTTTGCAATTGACTCTATATTCATTGTCATTTCATACATCTTGATTTTGAAAACAGTGCTGGGTGTTGCCTCAGGAGATGGTCAACTTAAGGCACTTAATACTTGTGTTTCTCATATCTTCACTGTCTTCATCTTTTATGTACCCCTCATTGTGTTGGCCCTAATTCACAGGTTTGGTACATTCACATCTCCTCTTCTCCATGTCACCATGGCcaatctcttcctctttctgactcCTGTCCTTAATCCCTTGGTTTATAGCCTAAAAACCAAACAGATAAGGTCAGCATTGCCCAAGATACTCAAGAGCAGGGCAAACTTTATGTAG